A genome region from Bradyrhizobium sp. WSM1417 includes the following:
- a CDS encoding GNAT family N-acetyltransferase, protein MNAESVSIRPARREDVAAIVAMLADDHLGSARERVEDPLPGSYYEAFARVERDQNIQLVVAESEGRVVGCLQLAILPGLSSQGGLRGLLEDVRVASDCRSRGIGEQLVQWAVTEAKARGCNLVELLTHQTRTDAQRFYKRLGFTASHVGMTVRF, encoded by the coding sequence ATGAACGCCGAATCTGTCTCCATTCGTCCCGCGCGCCGCGAGGATGTTGCTGCGATCGTGGCGATGCTCGCCGACGATCATCTCGGGAGCGCACGCGAGCGCGTGGAAGACCCGTTGCCTGGGTCCTATTACGAGGCATTCGCGCGCGTCGAGCGCGACCAAAATATCCAGCTCGTGGTTGCCGAGAGCGAGGGCAGGGTGGTCGGCTGCCTGCAACTTGCGATCCTGCCGGGTCTCAGCTCGCAAGGCGGCCTGCGCGGTCTGCTCGAAGACGTCCGCGTTGCTTCCGATTGCCGCAGCCGCGGCATCGGCGAGCAATTGGTGCAATGGGCGGTGACGGAAGCGAAAGCGCGCGGCTGCAATCTCGTCGAACTGCTGACGCATCAGACGCGAACGGATGCGCAGCGCTTCTACAAGCGGCTTGGGTTCACGGCGAGTCACGTCGGCATGACTGTCCGCTTTTGA